The Thermincola ferriacetica genome segment AAATGGTATAATTAATGTTATGGGCATCGATGGAGCCCCGCAGGTTATGTAAAAGTTGACGGCTTTGAAAAGAAATGGTTTAGAAAATTCTAAAAAATTTTTAATCAAGAAGGAATTTGTAGAATTAAATAGAATAGGTATAAAAGGAATAAGGTATCAAGAAGATACCGTGTGATATTTAAAGTGACCGGTTACGACAAGACAGGCTCAATAGTCAGGATTTCAGGCCATGAAGGTCTTGCCCGAAACAGCGGGCAGATTTTCATGGTTTTTGTTTTGAAGGGGGGAATGTTTAAGGTGGAAAGGAGCTGACTTTTATGACAAAAGGAAAAGAGTATTTCGATAATATTGCGGTGTCCTGGGATGAAAAATTTAAGCCGGATGTGAATAAAATTGAGAAAATCCTAGATATAGCTAATATTCCTGATGGTTCTACTGTCCTCGATGTGGGAACAGGCACCGGAGTATTGGTTCCATTTCTGAATGTGGCTGGATGCCGGATAGATGCCGTCGATATTTCTGAAAAAATGCTTGAGGTTGCCCGGGCCAAATTTCCCGGTATGGCTAACTTTATTGTTGCCGACATGCAAAGTGCGGACCTACAAAAGAAATATGATGTTGTGATATGCCATAATGTCTATCCACATTTTAGCGATAAAGAACTTACCCTGAGGAATATATTTAAACATTTATTGACCGGCGGCAGGCTTTTAATTGCCCATTCCGCCAGCAGGAAGGAAGTTAACAGCCGTCACCAAGCTAACCGGGAGGTAAAGGATGATGTTTTGCCTCCTGTAACAGAACTTGCCGGGTTGGCGGAAAGATCCGGATATAAAACCATTTATACCGAAGACGCAGAAGTTTATGTTTATATGGGAGGCAAGGAGTAAAAAACGTTTAGAAACCAATAGTTGAAAGGAGCGGGTTTAAATGTGCAGAGAATTAACCCCATGGGAAAAGTGTGTGGAATTTCACGGGCATATCTGCCCCGGACTGGCGTTGGGTTTTAAGGCGGCGGTCATAGCTCTTAACGAACTTGGTGTTGCCAGGGCTGCCGATGAGGAATTGGTAACAATTGTGGAAAACGATGCCTGCGGCGTTGATGCTATCCAGGTTTTAACGGGCTGCACCATCGGCAAAGGGAACCTGATCTACCGGGATTATGGCAAACAGGTTTATACCTTTGGCAACAGGAAAACCGGCGAGGCGGTGCGGGTTTCTGTGAAACCCGATGTCATGGGACGCGACCCCGAGCACCGGAAATTGATGGACCTGGTCATGAAAGGCGAAGCAACTGATGAGGAATGTGACTGTTTTAAGGAAAAGCACCTGGAGAGGTCGCAAAAAATCCTGGAATTATCTGCTGAGGAGTTCTGCAAGGTGGAGAAGGTTAAACTCGACTTTCCCAAGAAAGCGCGCATATTTGACACAATCATTTGTGCTGAGTGTGGTGAAGGAGCCATGGAACCCCGCGTGCGGGTCAAAGACGGCAAGATGGTATGCCTGGAATGTGCGGGAGAAGAATACAGCAGAGGTTGGTAAAGGAGGTTTATCAGTTGTCAGCATGCGGATTATTTGTAAGGAAAAAATTATTTTTGCCGGTTTTGTTTGTTCTGATAACCGGTCTTATCTTTA includes the following:
- a CDS encoding class I SAM-dependent methyltransferase, whose product is MTKGKEYFDNIAVSWDEKFKPDVNKIEKILDIANIPDGSTVLDVGTGTGVLVPFLNVAGCRIDAVDISEKMLEVARAKFPGMANFIVADMQSADLQKKYDVVICHNVYPHFSDKELTLRNIFKHLLTGGRLLIAHSASRKEVNSRHQANREVKDDVLPPVTELAGLAERSGYKTIYTEDAEVYVYMGGKE
- a CDS encoding FmdE family protein translates to MCRELTPWEKCVEFHGHICPGLALGFKAAVIALNELGVARAADEELVTIVENDACGVDAIQVLTGCTIGKGNLIYRDYGKQVYTFGNRKTGEAVRVSVKPDVMGRDPEHRKLMDLVMKGEATDEECDCFKEKHLERSQKILELSAEEFCKVEKVKLDFPKKARIFDTIICAECGEGAMEPRVRVKDGKMVCLECAGEEYSRGW